From the Malus domestica chromosome 17, GDT2T_hap1 genome, one window contains:
- the LOC103405681 gene encoding YTH domain-containing protein ECT4-like isoform X6 produces the protein MSQKMRGYENRTAEWDEYSPYINTEGLEINSPGVYNENPSLVFHSGYGYNPQMPYGPYSPVTTPMPSVGGDAQLYSPQQYPFSGPPYYQQLGHPSMQYITSPTTVSQPELTTLVNIDQQGDNMLFGPRPGYHPSVGSFGRGNYPGNPGSQGFHDLQQGFDGFRSGGLWSDWPKPSDRHRSLSPFSPSVSPQPIGPLGSFGQNIGMASQEQRSMYGFGSGSNSYNRGYMPSGFNQGSGLGSSPFSSFGANNRGFLSLGNSKRHVRGSDPICSCNAPLDILCEQNRGPRASKPKSQIMADSCVENTKHNASTTKVLDESFNRPDFVTDYKDAKFFIIKSYSEDNVHKSIKYGVWASTPNGNRKLDAAYCEAKEMHDGCTVFLFFSVNASAQFCGVAEMIGPVDFDKSLDYWQQDKWSGQFPVKWHMIKDVPNSQFRHIILENNDNKPVTNSRDTQEVKLEQGIELLNIFKNYETEMSILDDFEFYEDRQKAMQERKARQQASLIAVGVVGENEHKSTVQIPSDFIKHMSKSFAQVVRLDEGSKEPTTLSERASPASDGSIGARVKLEDAMPAPVPSSQTG, from the exons ATGTCGCAAAAAATGAGAG GTTATGAAAATAGAACTGCTGAGTGGGACGAATATTCTCCATACATCAACACTGAAGGATTGGAGATTAATTCTCCT GGTGTCTACAATGAGAATCCTTCTTTAGTCTTTCATTCTGGATATGGCTACAATCCACAAATGCCGTACGGGCCTTACTCCCCGGTTACAACACCAATGCCGTCCGTAGGTGGAGATGCACAGTTATATTCTCCCCAGCAATACCCATTTTCGGGACCGCCATATTATCAGCAGCTTGGTCATCCTAGCATGCAATATATTACCTCACCTACCACAGTGTCACAACCAGAGCTCACCACCTTAGTTAATATCGACCAACAAGGTGACAATATGCTTTTTGGACCAAGGCCTGGTTATCATCCTTCAGTGGGATCTTTTGGTAGAGGCAATTATCCTGGAAATCCTGGTAGTCAGGGTTTTCATGATTTGCAGCAAGGATTTGATGGATTTAGATCTGGAGGCCTTTGGTCAGACTGGCCGAAACCCTCAGATAGGCACAGGTCTTTGAGTCCCTTTTCGCCATCAGTATCTCCACAGCCAATTGGCCCACTGGGCTCATTTGGGCAGAATATTGGAATG GCTTCTCAAGAACAAAGGTCGATGTATGGGTTTGGGTCTGGTTCAAACTCTTATAACAGAGGCTACATGCCCAGTGGTTTTAATCAGGGATCTGGCCTTGGAAGTTCACCATTTTCTAGCTTTGGAGCTAACAATCGTGGCTTTCTATCATTAGGAAATAGCAAGCGGCATGTGAGGGGCAGCGATCCTATATGCAGTTGCAATGCCCCCCTTGATATTCTTTGTGAGCAGAATCGAGGCCCGAGGGCCTCAAAGCCAAAGAGTCAAATCATGGCTGATAGCTGTGTGGAGAACACCAAACATAACGCTTCTACAACCAAGGTCCTTGATGAATCATTCAACAGGCCTGATTTTGTAACAGACTACAAAGATGCTAAGTTCTTCATTATCAAGTCATATAGTGAAGATAATGTTCACAAGAGCATCAAATATGGTGTCTGGGCCAGCACGCCAAATGGTAACAGAAAGTTGGATGCTGCATATTGTGAAGCTAAGGAGATGCATGATGGCTGCActgtttttctcttcttttcg GTGAATGCTAGTGCTCAGTTCTGTGGGGTGGCTGAAATGATTGGACCTGTTGATTTTGACAAGAGTCTGGATTACTGGCAGCAAGACAAATGGAGTGGCCAGTTTCCTGTGAAGTGGCATATGATTAAAGACGTTCCCAACAGTCAGTTTCGTCACATCATTCTTGAAAATAATGACAACAAGCCTGTAACTAACAGCCGAGATACTCAAGAG GTAAAATTGGAGCAGGGAATTGAGTTGTTGAATATCTTCAAGAACTATGAAACAGAGATGTCGATTCTAgatgattttgaattttatgaAGACCGGCAGAAAGCAATGCAAGAGCGGAAGGCCAGACAGCAAGCCAGCCTGATTGCTGTCGGTGTAGTTGGAGAAAATGAGCACAAAAGTACTGTTCAAATTCCCAGTGATTTCATCAAGCACATGTCCAAGAGTTTTGCTCAAGTCGTCCGCTTGGATGAGGGCAGTAAAGAGCCTACTACCCTTTCCGAAAGAGCTAGTCCTGCTTCCGACGGCTCCATTGGTGCCAGAGTAAAACTTGAAGATGCGATGCCAGCTCCCGTGCCTTCCTCTCAGACCGGTTAG
- the LOC103405681 gene encoding YTH domain-containing protein ECT4-like isoform X7, whose product MPYGPYSPVTTPMPSVGGDAQLYSPQQYPFSGPPYYQQLGHPSMQYITSPTTVSQPELTTLVNIDQQGDNMLFGPRPGYHPSVGSFGRGNYPGNPGSQGFHDLQQGFDGFRSGGLWSDWPKPSDRHRSLSPFSPSVSPQPIGPLGSFGQNIGMASQEQRSMYGFGSGSNSYNRGYMPSGFNQGSGLGSSPFSSFGANNRGFLSLGNSKRHVRGSDPICSCNAPLDILCEQNRGPRASKPKSQIMADSCVENTKHNASTTKVLDESFNRPDFVTDYKDAKFFIIKSYSEDNVHKSIKYGVWASTPNGNRKLDAAYCEAKEMHDGCTVFLFFSVNASAQFCGVAEMIGPVDFDKSLDYWQQDKWSGQFPVKWHMIKDVPNSQFRHIILENNDNKPVTNSRDTQEVKLEQGIELLNIFKNYETEMSILDDFEFYEDRQKAMQERKARQQASLIAVGVVGENEHKSTVQIPSDFIKHMSKSFAQVVRLDEGSKEPTTLSERASPASDGSIGARVKLEDAMPAPVPSSQTG is encoded by the exons ATGCCGTACGGGCCTTACTCCCCGGTTACAACACCAATGCCGTCCGTAGGTGGAGATGCACAGTTATATTCTCCCCAGCAATACCCATTTTCGGGACCGCCATATTATCAGCAGCTTGGTCATCCTAGCATGCAATATATTACCTCACCTACCACAGTGTCACAACCAGAGCTCACCACCTTAGTTAATATCGACCAACAAGGTGACAATATGCTTTTTGGACCAAGGCCTGGTTATCATCCTTCAGTGGGATCTTTTGGTAGAGGCAATTATCCTGGAAATCCTGGTAGTCAGGGTTTTCATGATTTGCAGCAAGGATTTGATGGATTTAGATCTGGAGGCCTTTGGTCAGACTGGCCGAAACCCTCAGATAGGCACAGGTCTTTGAGTCCCTTTTCGCCATCAGTATCTCCACAGCCAATTGGCCCACTGGGCTCATTTGGGCAGAATATTGGAATG GCTTCTCAAGAACAAAGGTCGATGTATGGGTTTGGGTCTGGTTCAAACTCTTATAACAGAGGCTACATGCCCAGTGGTTTTAATCAGGGATCTGGCCTTGGAAGTTCACCATTTTCTAGCTTTGGAGCTAACAATCGTGGCTTTCTATCATTAGGAAATAGCAAGCGGCATGTGAGGGGCAGCGATCCTATATGCAGTTGCAATGCCCCCCTTGATATTCTTTGTGAGCAGAATCGAGGCCCGAGGGCCTCAAAGCCAAAGAGTCAAATCATGGCTGATAGCTGTGTGGAGAACACCAAACATAACGCTTCTACAACCAAGGTCCTTGATGAATCATTCAACAGGCCTGATTTTGTAACAGACTACAAAGATGCTAAGTTCTTCATTATCAAGTCATATAGTGAAGATAATGTTCACAAGAGCATCAAATATGGTGTCTGGGCCAGCACGCCAAATGGTAACAGAAAGTTGGATGCTGCATATTGTGAAGCTAAGGAGATGCATGATGGCTGCActgtttttctcttcttttcg GTGAATGCTAGTGCTCAGTTCTGTGGGGTGGCTGAAATGATTGGACCTGTTGATTTTGACAAGAGTCTGGATTACTGGCAGCAAGACAAATGGAGTGGCCAGTTTCCTGTGAAGTGGCATATGATTAAAGACGTTCCCAACAGTCAGTTTCGTCACATCATTCTTGAAAATAATGACAACAAGCCTGTAACTAACAGCCGAGATACTCAAGAG GTAAAATTGGAGCAGGGAATTGAGTTGTTGAATATCTTCAAGAACTATGAAACAGAGATGTCGATTCTAgatgattttgaattttatgaAGACCGGCAGAAAGCAATGCAAGAGCGGAAGGCCAGACAGCAAGCCAGCCTGATTGCTGTCGGTGTAGTTGGAGAAAATGAGCACAAAAGTACTGTTCAAATTCCCAGTGATTTCATCAAGCACATGTCCAAGAGTTTTGCTCAAGTCGTCCGCTTGGATGAGGGCAGTAAAGAGCCTACTACCCTTTCCGAAAGAGCTAGTCCTGCTTCCGACGGCTCCATTGGTGCCAGAGTAAAACTTGAAGATGCGATGCCAGCTCCCGTGCCTTCCTCTCAGACCGGTTAG